The Streptomyces sp. NBC_00576 genome contains the following window.
GCGCCCTGTGGGCCACCCAGTTCCACCCCGAGAAGTCCGGCGATGCCGGAGCGCAGCTGCTGAACAACTGGATCGGAACCCTCTGATGCCCTCGATGCCTTCCGTGAAGCTCGAACTCCTCCCCGCCGTCGACGTCCGAGACGGCCAGGCAGTCCGCCTCGTGCACGGCGAGTCCGGTACGGAGACCTCGTACGGCTCCCCCCTGGAGGCCGCCCTCGCCTGGCAGCGCTCCGGTGCCGAATGGCTGCACCTGGTCGACCTGGACGCGGCGTTCGGCACCGGCGACAACCGCAAGCTGATCGCCGAGGTCGCCGGGGCGATGGACATCAAGGTGGAGCTGTCCGGCGGCATCCGCGACGACGACACGCTGGCCGCGGCCCTCGCCACCGGCTGCACCCGGGTGAATCTCGGCACGGCCGCCCTGGAGACCCCGGAGTGGGTCGCCAAGGTCATCGCCGAGCACGGCGACAAGATCGCGGTCGGCCTGGACGTACGAGGAACCACACTCCGCGGACGCGGCTGGACCCGGGACGGCGGCGACCTCTACGAGACGCTGGAGCGCCTCAACTCCGAGGGCTGCGCACGGTATGTCGTGACCGACATCGCCAAGGACGGCACGCTCCAGGGCCCGAACCTGGAGCTGCTCAGGAACGTCTGCGCGGCGACCGACCGGCCCGTCGTCGCCTCCGGCGGCGTCTCGTCCCTGGACGACCTGCGGGCCATCGCCGAGCTGGTGCCACTCGGTGTCGAGGGCTCCATCGTCGGGAAGGCCCTGTACGCGAAGGCGTTCACCCTGGAAGAGGCCTTGGAGGCGGTGGCCAAGTGAGCGACGTACGGCGTGTCACGACCGGTGCGCCCTGGGAGGACACCTTCGGGTACTCCCGCGCGGTGGAACTGCCGAACGGCTTGGTGCTGGTCTCCGGCTGCACGTCGATAGTGGACGGCCAGATCGCCGGCGGCGGCCCGTACGAGCAGACGGTCAACGCCTTCAACGTCGCGTTCGCGGCGCTGGAGCAACTGGGTCTCGGGCGCGGCGATGTCGTGCGCACGCGCATGTACATCACCCACGCGCGGGACGTGGACGACGTCGGGCGCGCTCACAAGGAGCTGTTCGACGCCGTCCGGCCCGCCGCATCCATGATCATCGTCGCCGGCCTCGTGGACCCCAGTCTGGTCGTCGAGGTCGAGGTGGAAGCGTTCCGAGGGGTGTCCACAGCATGACCCTTGCCGTACGAGTCATCCCCTGCCTGGACGTGGACAACGGCCGGGTCGTCAAGGGTGTCAACTTCCAGAACCTGCGCGACGCGGGCGACCCCGTCGAGATGGCCAAGGTGTACGACGCCGAGGGCGCAGACGAACTGACGTTCCTGGACATCACCGCCTCGTCGGGCAACCGCGAGACCACCTACGACGTGGTCCGGCGCACCGCCGAGCAGGTGTTCATCCCGCTCACCGTGGGCGGCGGGGTGCGCGCGGCCGAGGACGTCGACAAGCTGCTGCGCGCCGGCGCCGACAAGGTCGGCGTCAACACGGCCGCCATCGCGCGTCCGGAGCTCATCCGCGAGATCGCCGAGCGGTTCGGCCGACAGGTGCTGGTGCTGTCCGTGGACGCCCGCCGCACCGAATCGGGCTCCTTCGAGGTCACCACCCACGGCGGCCGACGCGGTACCGGCATCGATGCCGTCGAATGGGCCCACCAGGCCGCCGAACTGGGCGCCGGCGAGATCCTGCTCAACTCGATGGACGCGGACGGCACCAAGGACGGCTACGACATCGAGATGATCG
Protein-coding sequences here:
- the priA gene encoding bifunctional 1-(5-phosphoribosyl)-5-((5-phosphoribosylamino)methylideneamino)imidazole-4-carboxamide isomerase/phosphoribosylanthranilate isomerase PriA, translated to MPSVKLELLPAVDVRDGQAVRLVHGESGTETSYGSPLEAALAWQRSGAEWLHLVDLDAAFGTGDNRKLIAEVAGAMDIKVELSGGIRDDDTLAAALATGCTRVNLGTAALETPEWVAKVIAEHGDKIAVGLDVRGTTLRGRGWTRDGGDLYETLERLNSEGCARYVVTDIAKDGTLQGPNLELLRNVCAATDRPVVASGGVSSLDDLRAIAELVPLGVEGSIVGKALYAKAFTLEEALEAVAK
- a CDS encoding RidA family protein, translated to MSDVRRVTTGAPWEDTFGYSRAVELPNGLVLVSGCTSIVDGQIAGGGPYEQTVNAFNVAFAALEQLGLGRGDVVRTRMYITHARDVDDVGRAHKELFDAVRPAASMIIVAGLVDPSLVVEVEVEAFRGVSTA
- the hisF gene encoding imidazole glycerol phosphate synthase subunit HisF; this translates as MTLAVRVIPCLDVDNGRVVKGVNFQNLRDAGDPVEMAKVYDAEGADELTFLDITASSGNRETTYDVVRRTAEQVFIPLTVGGGVRAAEDVDKLLRAGADKVGVNTAAIARPELIREIAERFGRQVLVLSVDARRTESGSFEVTTHGGRRGTGIDAVEWAHQAAELGAGEILLNSMDADGTKDGYDIEMIEAVRKHVRVPLIASGGAGRLADFAPAVAAGADAVLAASVFHFGDLRIGQVKGALRAAGHPVR